The Arabidopsis thaliana chromosome 5, partial sequence genomic interval CTATAAGTTTGAaaagattctttcttttgtgttaTAACTATCGATTAGATCCAAGTAAAAGTTCAAAGAACCTAATTTAATCGGGTCATGTTGGATTTctaggaagaagatgagaagctTATATTCAAACAGCAGCTGAGTTTGTCCCATTTATGGCTTCTTCTGGTATTGTGTCTTCTTTGATTGTCATTGGAAGGGACTCTTACTGTCTCTAATTCTAGAGCTGTGCGGCTTCTTCTGAGAGATCTTAGAGCCATTTGCAATGTTTCAGGTGCTATCAGTGGCTGTTCCATTACTCCAATGGTGTTTGAGCAAACAGGACAAGACGGGTCTCTGGTTTGAGCTGTTGGGGTTGCTTTGTCTAAACACTCAACATGGTAGACGTGATGGCAGGGGAAAACACCAGTGGCTGGCATGTCTCTGGATCTCAATATCTTGTATGAGCTCCATGGAGATTTCTGAGATAAAAGCTTCTTGCAAATCCCGCATCTTTGATGTGTCATTGAACCTTGTTCAGATCTCGGGTTTGCGACTTCTGTGTCATTGGATCTTTCAACATCTAGCAACATGTCATTGCTGCTCGAGTTTGGTGATACTTCTTCCTCTACTGGTGAGCCTTGGTGGTTTCTTGTGGACATCATGATACTGGAACCAGGATTTGTGGACGAGTCTTCTTGCGTATGATCAGGTTCAGGATTCTCACAAACTGAAACCGGGTTGCAGAAGACTCGAGGGTAAGAGCAGTGAGTAAGGCTGGAAGACTGATTGTTGGTCGGAGTCTCCCATGGGACAGATGACTCTGAAAGAGACAGCAACGATCTGAAACTCGTTGAGATGGCGGTACTGTCTCTATCAAAACCGTTCTCCTGAGCCGTAATTACATCAAAGAGCGACAAGGTTCAGCCAAAGATGAAACCAAGAAAAGCCCATCTTGAAGATTAATGACTTGATATGTAAAGAAGACCAAAATTACCTCGTTTAAGCATTGAGGATTTGAGCTATTTGGTCTTGTTAGACTATTATTAACCAAGGAGGTTTTCTGTTCGTTCCCATCAGAAGCAGATGAGTATGGAGCCCATCTTGGCGACTGCTGAAATCTGAATTccaaactttttctttgtctacTGCTGCCCGAGTGCAATGCAAAAGCGGGACTCTCATCACTCATATCCTGTTCCAAACCATCTCTAGTATAGCCAGCAGCAGGTGAGAAGCTGAAATTTGTCCGCCATTGCAAGGCTTCAGCTTGACTTGATTGAGGAATATCCCTTCCGCTGTGGGGtgaagattttgttgtaaCCAGTGGCCTTGAGGCCACAATACAACAGAGTGCACCCGTTTTGAGCTCTGGTTTATCCTCACCGCCTTCAAGGCCAAACAATGCTGCCAAAAGGAAGAGACTTGAAGAATGATTTCAGTTGAAACCAAAGTCGTCTTTTTGTAACTTGTAAACACTGTGGAAGGCTAAGTTAATGATTGTAATCTTActtaataaatgaaattctTGATTATACAGCCAAAATCCCCGAGTTTAGTGATTAGTATAAACACATTCATAAGTACCAAGCCATCTCTGCAGGGACAGGAACACACCTGAGACAAAATGGAAACAACAGTATTTGAGGATGCATATAAATTAAACTAACGCAATATTTAAGACAAAACACTAGATTCAGACTCGTAACAGCTGTTTTGAGCTCTTATAATCACAGAAGAAATTTAGACAGCAAAAGATTCATTGATggagaaaccaaaataaacaaacccAGGAAGAATTCGAGGAAGATAACCAAGTGTCGGTGAAAGCAGACTACAGATTATACAGAAAAggaagattttaaaaatcaaagacaacaaaccTTCAAACTTTGGAAAATGATAACCTGGGTTTGAGAAAGAACTCTGTAATTTGGAGATGGCtgatattttgtaaaatcgaTGAGAGTAAGAGAGAGCGCACttctctttactttttctttgtctcttttttttttttttttttttgaaataagaacGACAGAGACGACGACGACGGCTATGAGTTCTGTTCTGTAATGAGAGTGGCCAATTATTAACCCATTATTACtccttttaaaaattagtatttCTGGTTAATCCCCTCactgatttttgttgttgtttttattctaACATTGGAATAATCACTAATGGCTATGATGTGATATGGCTATTATTAGAGTTACACATTATCTATTTTCATTAggatatataaaactaaaaaaatattagtgaatctttaacaaaaaagaaaagaaggtatttactatttagagaaagaaatgtGTTTTCATTTGAGTGAAATCCATTATAATATCAACTATTGTTATCTTAAAACCCAATTATTGGTATCATCGAATAAAGGTGTTTTCACTAGTACCTATCAAAATTCAACTTTCATCCTCAACTAACGAATAGATTACTCAATATTAAATCTTTGGTTAAGAGTACTGCAATATTGCTGAACTCCTAGTCTTAATTAGACAACTCTTTACGCAGTAATTTGCTACTTTTGACAGCAATTAACGCCTTTGATTAATCATTAATCTCTTACTTTTCTAACTCTTACTAAGTattacttttctttcaaaaatttctttcttttcaatatttttttcacttgCATAGCAAAACCATTTgcccttttctttttcttgctgaaagattaaaattaaacatttttaaaaatgtgggACTTCAGATTAAATTGTCTTTTTATGAACGAAACTAATGGACTTCATAAAGGCCCATAATATAATGTAGGCCTTTTTGGTCCAAACTATGGTCCATGGCATTACCATAAGCATATCTGCTTATTGTCTAACCTAATCCAttaaaaaggtgaaaattaaagcaacaaaaatgaaatatgtatcgtttgtaatgttttattttacatgttttaaaaGTGAAATGTTTTTTCATAACAAATCAGCTGTAAAAAGAAGCAACACATAGAAAATTGGTTCCACCTAAATAACTGCTCTGGACAACCGGTTAAGCAAAAAACATTTCCAAATGGTAAGAGGGTTTGATTCACACGTGTAGTCTATCGTTTAGAACCTAGGAGGTGGTACATTtgtatatagtaaaataaattgtttaagcagaaggaagaagataagagacaaaagaaacGAAGCAATAGTAATCATCTAGAAACCTAAAAAGGGGAAGAGAACGGTTAGCTTTGCTGCAAGTATCGATCTAAAAGCTTCGCTTTAAATGGAAAGTCCTCTTTCTATGCACATTTTAATAATCCTCACAttcatgcatttttttttcttttttccaaaatattactaatattttattctagTATATAATCTAGTTGTAACTACTGTAAGCAATGCTATGTTTATACACCAAAAAGTTTATGGATAAtctcaaatccaaaattgaaccaaaaaataataacaataatcaGATTTATGTCCTGAATTTGAGGTGGAAGAGACTCACACGCTTTTTTgcaaatcatcatcatatagTACATTGAACCAGAAGCCTCATTTATTTACGTACGGTTaattgagtttttatttatttataaccGTTACATGATTATCTGTATATTAACGTTTAGAACTTTTTTGATAACACTATATGATTTTTAAGGGAATAAAAAAGGACTAATATAAGActatatatcaagaaaaattgaaaactatgTATTTGCATGGCATTATGTTTTTACATCTTTGATGTTAATgccttttaataataacatttaCCAAGATGTTATTCCTTTGGTATTTTTCAAATCGGTGCATTTTCTTTAAAGGTGTTTGTCTTTGTcgttttatatattaaaaaatatcaaagaatttaaaacaaagaatattATAGTAAATATacattcaaccaaaaaacagaTCTGCTGCCAAATCTTAAAGACAGATCTGCAGCCATATCTTATTCTATGTAAAGACAAGCTTTGTGCTTCgggcccaaaaaaaaaattccttgAGATACAAtattatatctatatatatcaaagataAAACGAGTATGTAGTTATGATATTAACAGATGTTAACAAGTGCTGgaaaattttaatgatatGTAACGTACTAAGAACTTgcatttattaaaaaattaagtaGGAAAACGTAATGTGATTGATGTAATAAACAAGTTCCTTAAGACATAAGATTTAGGGATCTGGTATTGTATTCTTACAAGAAACCCATCATTAATCACTGTTCTTagttgaaatgatttttttttttgtttatactaGTATAGTGTTGTCAAAAATTCATAGTAATAATCTAAATTATTGGGCATATGAAAGGCTTATATGCTGCCCAGATTCGGGGAACATTCACATGCTTCATGagctgtgttttttttttcctctctgtGATTTTTATTAAGATTCCATCTGTATGcattttgttgattgttttataagttatttctcaaaacataatgttgattgttgtttttgttagtAAACATTATGTTGATTGTGAATGATACAAATAGTAAAGCTTCGTGAGAACCATTTATTAAAATctattattaatattagtggCGTACTTATGTTATTATCCGTATTCAAATGCAATTTATGTTGTATTTTATCAGCCGTAAAAAAACTACATGACATTCACGTAatcattatcattttcttctgttttaaAATGGAAACGTTTCGACTTGAGTTTGGATGGTATATTCCTATATGTCGACTTAATATTGTAAATGTAAATCATAGTTCCTTAGCATAAGTGTTATTCAACTTGTATGAATATATCGAATTGAACTAACAAcgttagaatatatatatatatatcgtaaatcttaataattaaaactctATGAGAAGACTAATTATATGTATACAAATACAGTTTACATTGAGATATAACTTATGCACTAAAATCCCAAATTATCACaatcctttcttttcttttttaaccacactataaagtataaactaattaaacaatcaactaattaaataatatcaatGAAGTGAAAATAGTTAACTAGGATTAAGCCTCTAGTAAATcctatatgtatatgtattaaCTAACATGATTTAAATCCCAACAAATATACTCTTTCACCACAGTCAAATGATTAATTAGAAGTCCCACAAGTCCCCCCTCAAGTCACATAGATCTTCATACGACTTGCTACCATTCACCATTCCCATCATCCccatttcttgtttcattACAGGACCCGAAGATACCTCCGTGGTTGTAGTCATGTTCGCGTTCACATCTGAGCTTAGGCATGTTTCTTGAGATACACTAACAAGTGATTGCTCCATCTTGATCAtctcgttgttgttgttgtacgTAGAGCCCGAAGCAGAACCAAAAACCTGGTGGTTAAAGATTGATTGGTAAGAATTGAAATGATGGGGTTGGATTGGTGATGAGATATCGTAAGTTGGAGGGTTGATGGGTTTGAAGTTTGGTTGTTCGGTTTGACTCATGAAACTCGGGTCTatgagaggaggaagagatgaGAAGTCTAGGAGATGATCAATGTTCTCTAGAGAATCCATCCTTGTGAAATCTTCAACGGGTATTCTCGTCATTGGTTGGGTTGTGGTAGAAGGATTGTTCTTGTGAAAAACCCTACACACGACCCATTCGTCCTGTAATCAAAgatcataaacaaacaaaagtatagattagtttttatttttgaagttaGGATTCAATTATCTTAAATTGGATATATGAAAACGAATCAAACTCTTTTGAAAAGGACTTATGTTTTCCACCATATATAACACActtttggtttaagaaaactaagacataataatcaaataaatcttagatctttctccttttggagtcgaattgaaaaaaacattgagAATATATGGTTTCGTAACATAAACTCACCCTTGCAGATTTTGGGAGATTGTAATACGAATATTTGCCTTCAAGACGATATTCATGCATGACCCAATTAGTCTTTTCACCTTTTGGAGCTCTTCCTCTATAAAACACAAGTGTTTTCTTCATCCCAACGAGACAACCTTTGCCTTTGAAGATCTCCTTATCCTTCCCGGTGGCTTTCCAGTATCCTGACTCCGTCGCACGGTTCGTCCTCATCCCAGTCGGATACTTCCTGTCCCTTTGACAGAAGAAGTAGAACTCTTTCTCCCCCATCTTTGCCCTCTCTATaccaaccaaaaacaaaaatcagaatctTGATCAAGAAGCCTTTTGTGTGTTGAAATGGTCaaagaagattgaaatttgtttgGCTTCgaagtttgaaaatttggttCAAAAACAAGTTAGACATCAAGAATTGATAAATCTTAATCAAGAAGCTATAGCCTTTGTGTTTACACATGAATggtcaaagaaaaattgaaattttgttttggtttatggaAAATTGACTACTACTTACTTGGCAAATCCCAAGGCTCACACTTGTTGAGATCAGCTTCTCCCATGGCCACAGCCGTGAATCGGCTGTTTAAAACCTTCTCCTTAAGGTAACATGTTATGATCTCTTCGTCTGTTGGATGAAACCTGAAACCAGGTGGCAAATCCACAAGCTCTTCACCTCCATGATTCAACACCACACCTTCTTCAACCACAACCGCCATcactttatatgtttttcaagTAATAAAGATTCAAGAGAACAAGAACAATATCAGAAACccagaaatatttttgtaagaatgATAAGCTTATTTGGAAAGAGAGATcacacaagaagaagatgaagaaagaaaaatgaattgaGAAAGCTAGCTGGGAGAGAATCTTTTGGGCAGTTAAAGCAGAGAAATAAAAGTATTGAAAGGGTGGAAAAAATGGCTTTTAAATAGAGGAGATGGATATGAGCTTTCTTTGTAATTAACTAAAAGATAAATctatttattgtttgtttttttccttcttcttttttccttctttttggTGATTTTGAAAGATACGTACGCTCCAAGCAACTTCCTGAATTGTTGAACAAGTTTCACTTAGACAACAATtcgatttttttcattatatttttacaaGTAATAAATTCGATTAATATGTACTTTTTAGCTCAAACTTAGTCATTGATAATACATTTAACAAACTGttgagatttttaaattatccCTTAAGAAATACTTGGTACTCAAATTTGTATTGAAGGTGTGAAACTAGCGTCTCTCTAACTAATTTAGCTAACAATAATTcgactaaatatattatatatatacataatgtTGATTGCATTAATTAtatgttgatttgttttcatgcTATAGCTTAGCTGGTTTTAAATACCGTATTAAAAACTGTGGGGAAAGAACTCTTGGAAAATAAATAccatatcaaaccaaaaacgtgttgaaaataatttcacTAAAGAGGGTTATACAATATAGCTTTTGATGTGGTGGACCCGTGATTAAagattgttcttgtttttaatttggttattaTCCTATAGAAAGAAAGCCCTAAGAAATCTCCTCTTTTCTGTATTTAGCTATTAATCATGAGTTTcataatttaacattagacccccaaaaaaaaattgagtttcATATTTATCTTCAATAATTATCcgttttattcatttattctATAGTGTTCTCAAAGTCGAGAAATACTACGGTTAATTATAAAGTATATGTTTTCTAGTATTTAATTAGAGAATGTATAATTAGCTGAGTATTATATTAATTGATTAGCACCGCTCCTACTTGAAAAGGCTGTGGTCTTTTTATGTGGTGTTTGTTTTAGCCTTTTCAGTGAAGCCGAAGAAAGACGATAGTGATATAATTaacttatttaattaattggtAGCAGAGTAACTTAATCTGGATCCTTTCATTTTCTGTGTGTTTAATTATTCTCTCAAAACCCAAATATCACACAAAATTCGTAACTTTTTGCAAGTCGCATAATAGTAACACTACACGTGATATAATTATTAGTATGATTGCTCGAAATCCGTGAAGTAAGTATAGATTAAGTTGGAATTAACCTGATTTTTCCCAAGTCGGTGAATATATATTGACTAGTCAAGTCACCAAGCGCTTgactaaaaaaacataaaggaatttccaacaaaaaagcatagattttacatatatatgcaaattagtagcatatattattttagttgCAATACCAATATATCGGAGTACTCTACTCTTGTAGAACTTATAATTATTAGGTCATATATAACGACgtcaaaaaacaaaacgaaaattaggtcacatacatatatcatcaaaatagaAAAGTGCGGCTATGTATTCTAAGTATTTAATACTTCGTCTGACTTTTTCTGTGTAAATAACCGAGAACTATTGCCCACTATTACAACTAAACAATCAATACGAGAAAATAACTAGTTActctaattaatttatgaGCTGACAATGAAACTAAATGTGGATACATCGGATTTTGTCAATGTCACTACTACGTTCATATGTAACTTACTGATCTTTTGGATGAGTTTGGCGCGTTGACACTCTCTGACTCAGTAATCGTAGATTCGTCACAATCCGTTATTTCCTAGTAGACAAAGCAAAAATGTAGTTGTTTCTTAGTAgatacaaaagtaaaaaagcaGACACCTAAAATTTGTCTATCACAAAGTATCTGTAAATTccgaaattaagaaaacatttctttttgttttctaataattagaaaatctttagaatgttattttcttcttatgtgAACAAATCATcataccaattttttttttttttttttttggaattatgACACCTAATCTCCAACCAAATTAACTGTATAATTGTCTTTACTCGCTAGTATTATATAGCACGGTCTAGTCTAGTCTctagtttaaatatttatgatcATTGGTCATTGTTTACTAGAGCTTCATATATAGTTATGTAAGTATAAAACTTTAACGGTTTAAAAGAACattacataataatttaacaagAATAATAGTACTAATAGAAATATTGATGCATATTGTTATTGTACGCatttaaaaagttaagaagaaaaaaaaagagttgagaGAATACATCGATTTTCCAGCCTGTAATCTTCTGGAAATATTAACATGcgacaaatttttatattaaagaTATTTGTACAGTAATAATCTACACATTGCCGACTCAGATTAAATTGGAAAGTCGTTTTAGTCAGTACGTTGTAACAAATTCACCGACTTGGTTCcagcattaaaaaaaaataatcaccCATCCCTTAATTCATATTGCATCTTTATTAATTAGTAGTAATATAGtaatcttaatttatttctttgatcTGTTCGTATTATTGACCGACGAACTATACATGTACGGTGTTAccaatattttatattgaatttttttggttgaatgtagaatttttattggttaaatgTTGATTATTGTGTACATAGTATATATGTGACATCTCAtgtataaacaaacaataatataaagGAACTTTTTTCGTCTGACTACATATAATTGTGATTTAAATACAGTGgtcatatatcaaaaattaaatcgttaataaaatagattttaaaaaaaaacataactttttaatcacaattttttttaatcactaATTACACGCCGTTGAAAATTGGTGATTTGTCGTAAAATGGTTGTAAGGtccaaaaatcaaatgtttGAACTTGgaagtgtattttttttatattttttttgtctagtAGAGTCGAAATCTTTTAATTGTCTTTCcctaaaattgtttttatctgaATTTTCTTTGTCCGTAATTATCTCGATTAAACGCGTTTTGGTGATCTTATGTGGAGCATATATTAAGGAAAAATGgataagaataataataatttcagATTAAGAtggttttgttataaaaatataatgatgTGGACCGAAAGATATGGAATGAAATCAgggattaaaataaaatataatactgTTTCCTTACTTGGtagttttgtgtttatgtttttttatttcgaCGTGTGGACCCCTCTGGAGGAATTATAATATGTGTGTAGGTGTAACTTAAGAAGGTTGACTTTTGATCCCCAAGACGAGACTGCAAAGCGAAGGAGCTACATCATTGGTCGATGAGAGCGCATTGACGTCAACATTGACGTCATCACTATCCCTTTCAACGGATCTTAAGGGGCCACGTGGACCTACCACAAGCCGTTAAGATGTGCGGCCCTAGATTATGTCATACCCAACGCTCCTTGTCTAGTTTCTTCTCATGTACTTTTATTATTACAACTGAAATGGTCAATgctcttttgttgttttgtagtATTTTATGATCAGAAAACGCATTTTTGTCCACCGATAACATATTTGATAGAACGAGAGTATTGCATGATACGAGTCACAAGATAGTGGTATGATTTTCGCAATACCAGAATATCATGATTTTTCATATTCGACGAGTTTACAGTACATGATGAATAATATGTATATCGTTGTTATACACGACTTCAGAGTACTGCTTCCTATACATACGGGTTACATAAAAAATGCTagttgttacaaaaaaaaactatgctTATATGTAAAGTTGGTGTAATATACTGTAATGTGAATATGTAACACAATTATGTAACATAATgttaaatgatgatgatgatgatggatatGATGTCATTCAACATTGCTCAAAGTCATggccaccaccaccatgtATCAGGCATATATCCATCTCtctgtgtgtgtatatataatttatttgtaaattgGAAATCTTAGAAGTTAATCTCACTAATTAAAgaaatagtttatatatgtacttGTGGATCAAATTGACGagcttattattattaagtatAGTCCAATaactcaaataaaatatacacCTAAATTGTTTGTTTCGTAGTTTGAGACAGAGCACACATCATATGTATCTTGCAACTACAAGAAGTTAGGATCGatgttattgttattgttgGTAGGAATCTAATATATTAagatatgtataaattatGGTTAATTATTTCCAATTTGGCAgatcataatttataaatatataacaagGTTTGCTTGATCATTATTACGTACTGGGAGTTTATCTGTGATTGTTGTTAAGTAACAAGCTAAAGAAAGTTGTTTTATTTCGATTATCGCAATTTGGTAAAAGTGAAATGCACGCACAATAGACCAGAGTTGTGGAAAAAAGTAAGATGAAAGACTATAGTCAAAATTAttcatatatgtaatttataCACACATATGATATTGTAGTTAAATACGtagtttctatatatatatatatatatatatatatatattgacagTTGTATTTTGAACATTAGAGTATGTTTTAGTAATCCCATCTGTATATTCACTAGAACATTAAATATGATGGGCAGTCTTGCGTCATTTGgaggaaaaaacaaagataatattgttaaacgattatttaacaaaaaattaatgattatCATAGCAATTGGTTTGGAAattgatttgtaaattttgaaaGTCAATTTGCCAACTTTTTCCTTGGAGAGCTTTTTAATTAGCTGATTAAATAGACTAGACCATTCTGTCATACATGTTCCACCTCTCCATATTCTTACGTATGTGTGTATACATACACATTCATATCTATACATGAAattcttaattatgtttagAATAATGAAGACTGGATAAAATGTGTACTAATTTTTAGCCACCCATAACCGTTGCAAATATGAAAACAGCTTAAAGTCTTAAACATTAGATTTATCATTTATGATTCTTAGGCTTTCATTTCTACAGCTTAAGAGttcagaaaaataaactactgacaaaataaattataagcTAATATGTTTTATGCATATAAATGTCATAAATCTCTATGATTttgtcatttaaaaaaaaatatcaatttggaatataatttgtagtttttttttttggtgtgagGATTATGATTGGTAGTTTAGTAGTTTTTGATGATATCGTTTATAAGATATATCATAACTTCAAATCTGCATATTATATTAgtgataagaaaaggaaaaaaactgaagttgttcgatatgcatatattttcttcttagatATGTCAATtgagaaatttttgtttttatccaAAATCAATATGATCACATACGCATATCGTATGGTGGATACAAAAATGATCAAGTAGCACAATGCTTTGAAGAAGTATATATGTACGTGTATTCATTATATCCTAAACACGTATATATGTAGTTAATTGAAATTTGAGTTTATACGTGCAAACAATAGCATAAGATTATACCTAACTAGGGTAATTGAGCCTCTcatgttattattttcaattaacACGGCAAAAACGAATGGTTTAAAGCTTCACACAAAAATactatcaaatttaatttgtaagtcttttaatattaatattaatatatatatatatatcaattttaaTCGATAACtaaattcttcaaaaataattcaaaaatatttatgatgcaattttaaaatttgttgaaaaataataatttttaatagcATTTGAACACgttaaaaaaatctattacaAAATCTCACACTGttaattgtcaaaaaaaatcattttcatatattttttgatcCAAGACTTATGACTCAAATTAATTTGTGATTAACTTAAATTAGAAAACGACTTTCGATCTTCGGTGTAATTGTTCCCCCATTTCAAGACAATTATACATGTACTTTCGTAACCACACACACATTATGTGCATATACAAAGCATTAAGCATTGAACTCAAATCTACTACGTACAGCAAATGATATATATCCATGTGTGCAGGGTTTGTGTGCATCTACACCAAAATATGGTAAAcaaaataagtaaacaaaGGATAACATATTTCCACAGTTCAATTATTTAGCTAATGCATGGGTCATATATAAGCAAGTGTCacatcaataaaattatttaggTCACCAATCAAAACATGATACTTATTCATGCGTGTTCATCGAATTTCCTCTTATAAGataattcttttctttttctttttataggCTCAGACTCATATTTTGTTCTACGTAGGACAGTGCTTTGATATTCAACTTATACAGAAATTACACGTagggataaaaaaaaaaggattgtCTCTTTAGTCCTGAATCCAATGATACAACGATTCAGTTTAATTTTCTCAATGTATATCATTAGActtcatatcaaaataatcGTCAATATAGATTAATTTGAAACGGTTTTATTCACCATATAATCAAACATTCAAACTACTAGAAAAACTAGAGATTATATTGATTATCATTTCATCGAGGAGTAGTCTTTTCAATATGTGAAAGTAACCCTTACGAttcttctttgaaaataaatgTGTTATATGTCGTCATTTTTATGgacaaatttatattattggGTTTGCTTTATTCTACTTGttaaaattcaaatgattCCCCAATAATTcattgaaaattaaaacttagCTTCACCATGAAGCTTGAGAATA includes:
- the ANAC087 gene encoding NAC domain containing protein 87 (Arabidopsis NAC domain containing protein 87 (ANAC087); FUNCTIONS IN: sequence-specific DNA binding transcription factor activity; INVOLVED IN: multicellular organismal development, regulation of transcription; LOCATED IN: cellular_component unknown; EXPRESSED IN: 12 plant structures; EXPRESSED DURING: LP.06 six leaves visible, LP.04 four leaves visible, 4 anthesis, C globular stage, petal differentiation and expansion stage; CONTAINS InterPro DOMAIN/s: No apical meristem (NAM) protein (InterPro:IPR003441); BEST Arabidopsis thaliana protein match is: NAC domain containing protein 46 (TAIR:AT3G04060.1); Has 35333 Blast hits to 34131 proteins in 2444 species: Archae - 798; Bacteria - 22429; Metazoa - 974; Fungi - 991; Plants - 531; Viruses - 0; Other Eukaryotes - 9610 (source: NCBI BLink).) is translated as MAVVVEEGVVLNHGGEELVDLPPGFRFHPTDEEIITCYLKEKVLNSRFTAVAMGEADLNKCEPWDLPSKAKMGEKEFYFFCQRDRKYPTGMRTNRATESGYWKATGKDKEIFKGKGCLVGMKKTLVFYRGRAPKGEKTNWVMHEYRLEGKYSYYNLPKSARDEWVVCRVFHKNNPSTTTQPMTRIPVEDFTRMDSLENIDHLLDFSSLPPLIDPSFMSQTEQPNFKPINPPTYDISSPIQPHHFNSYQSIFNHQVFGSASGSTYNNNNEMIKMEQSLVSVSQETCLSSDVNANMTTTTEVSSGPVMKQEMGMMGMVNGSKSYEDLCDLRGDLWDF
- the ANAC087 gene encoding NAC domain containing protein 87 (Arabidopsis NAC domain containing protein 87 (ANAC087); FUNCTIONS IN: sequence-specific DNA binding transcription factor activity; INVOLVED IN: multicellular organismal development, regulation of transcription; LOCATED IN: cellular_component unknown; EXPRESSED IN: 12 plant structures; EXPRESSED DURING: LP.06 six leaves visible, LP.04 four leaves visible, 4 anthesis, C globular stage, petal differentiation and expansion stage; CONTAINS InterPro DOMAIN/s: No apical meristem (NAM) protein (InterPro:IPR003441); BEST Arabidopsis thaliana protein match is: NAC domain containing protein 46 (TAIR:AT3G04060.1); Has 3027 Blast hits to 3020 proteins in 75 species: Archae - 0; Bacteria - 0; Metazoa - 0; Fungi - 0; Plants - 3027; Viruses - 0; Other Eukaryotes - 0 (source: NCBI BLink).), encoding MAVVVEEGVVLNHGGEELVDLPPGFRFHPTDEEIITCYLKEKVLNSRFTAVAMGEADLNKCEPWDLPKRAKMGEKEFYFFCQRDRKYPTGMRTNRATESGYWKATGKDKEIFKGKGCLVGMKKTLVFYRGRAPKGEKTNWVMHEYRLEGKYSYYNLPKSARDEWVVCRVFHKNNPSTTTQPMTRIPVEDFTRMDSLENIDHLLDFSSLPPLIDPSFMSQTEQPNFKPINPPTYDISSPIQPHHFNSYQSIFNHQVFGSASGSTYNNNNEMIKMEQSLVSVSQETCLSSDVNANMTTTTEVSSGPVMKQEMGMMGMVNGSKSYEDLCDLRGDLWDF